A region of the Silene latifolia isolate original U9 population chromosome 9, ASM4854445v1, whole genome shotgun sequence genome:
CTACTAACTCCTCTAACGGGTTCTCTCGGGCTACAAAAATCATCTCCGATTTTGCAAAGTACCAAAAACAGGCTGGCCAAGTGAATAATGTTTTGGTGGGAGTTAAAGAAGCACAGAAAATGGTGGCGAAACAATTAAAAAGAGGATTAAAAGTAATTGATTTTGATCCCTCCCAAGTTATAACCTTAGACAAGGTTTTAGATACCAACGAAACTTTTCTGGTAAGCACGAATGTTGGTAAGGAACTTCAGGATAATTGTATTTCGTTTGCTATGTTTTCTACCCTCCTTGCCAAAATTGCTGGTTATGATAATGTGGATCCCAAAGTATTCAAGGGAGGTAATAAACTTCCTCATAATTCTTTTTCTCTAGTTGAGAAGGAGCTCGACTTCTTATATGATTATTTTTTTACAAACTATTATGCCATTTATGATCGAGGGATATGGAAGAAAATTCGAGATCTTTGTGTTATTACCCTGTTTTTTTGGCTAACATTACCCTTGTTGGTCGAATAtcgttctcaagatcacaacaTCCTTTACGTTTTATTGTGGGACCGTGTGCTAGACACCGGTTTCACAAGATTTGTTATCCTAGCCATAATTACCATTGAATATGCCCAAATTGGTGTTTTTCTCACTTCGAAATGGGCTAAGATTATGTACACTTGTTCGTACCTACGAAATAAGACTCCATGGGGAACCACAAGGTCAACCAAAAGTAATCTCCTTCAAAGGCTGATTAGAATAGCTTGTCTTGTACCACGTCCTAGACTATCATTATTTTGTTTATCCACTTTTACAAAGAGAAAAGTCGGTCAATACTCGATTTTGAATTGTTATGGTGAGATTCCTAGGTTAGTCTGGTTCGAGTGTTGGGTTGGGAGTTATATTGATCTTCCTAGAATGGGCCAAGCTGGTAACTGGGACATAGATTTGCCATCGGATGTTCAAGATTCGATTCTTAATGCCATCGATAATTGTGTGATTAAACACGGGGGTAAAATCAGTAGAGGTGTTTGTTCCCTCAAACAGAACCAGGTCGAAGATGAAGTTATAAGCAATTATGTGACCAAGGCAACAAACCATGGTCGTATTATTCTAATTTGGCACATCGCGACTTCTCTTTTTGAAGAAGACGCAAGAAAAACATCACCAAACTCATATTACGACAATTATTTCCAAGTCGCCACTATAATCTCCAAATATAGTGCATATTTGGTAGCCTTTTTTCCTCAAATGTTGCCTGATCATAGGTACACAACACAATGTGAGTTCGACGAGGCAATCAAAGAGCTTAAAATGGAGATgttggaagatgatgatgaggatccAAAGGGGGGATTAAATGGAGATGAATCTATACTAGGAGAAGCAAGAAAACTCAAGGAAAAGCTTGAACAACAACCAAATTTGTGGAGAGTACTCGCCGAGTTTTGGACTGAAATGTTGTTGTTCTTGGCTCTATCAGATCATGGTGACGCAATCGAAGCTCATGCGAATACCTTATGTGTTGGAGGAGAGTTTATCACTCACATTTGGGCATTGCTTACACATGCGGGCTGTTCCAGGGAACCTATTCATTAATATTATCAATGCAAATTCTATTATACCACCCTCGCTCGTACTTGCCATGAGAAAAATGTAACCATTTTTTGGTAAATAGTGACGTCAatttttgccaaaaaaaaaaaacatggaaACGGCAGTCGTACAAGAGAATTGTTGTTTTATCAAATGTATTCATCTACTTTCTTTTAGTACCTT
Encoded here:
- the LOC141601145 gene encoding uncharacterized protein LOC141601145 produces the protein MVQVPPPPPPPFLPPNEEIREKLDEQQVKIQIVLFITFLIFALILILGRLRSRGNSVMKTLATYSFMITAYLVSYIPGLMSAPGQSNDLYVFWIAFMAYLAAITNETSCYSLGDNEDRKKRLIVDYAVVWPLILTALYKGLAAPEILVPIVLIFCIVVLKLRERSRALSYATNSSNGFSRATKIISDFAKYQKQAGQVNNVLVGVKEAQKMVAKQLKRGLKVIDFDPSQVITLDKVLDTNETFLVSTNVGKELQDNCISFAMFSTLLAKIAGYDNVDPKVFKGGNKLPHNSFSLVEKELDFLYDYFFTNYYAIYDRGIWKKIRDLCVITLFFWLTLPLLVEYRSQDHNILYVLLWDRVLDTGFTRFVILAIITIEYAQIGVFLTSKWAKIMYTCSYLRNKTPWGTTRSTKSNLLQRLIRIACLVPRPRLSLFCLSTFTKRKVGQYSILNCYGEIPRLVWFECWVGSYIDLPRMGQAGNWDIDLPSDVQDSILNAIDNCVIKHGGKISRGVCSLKQNQVEDEVISNYVTKATNHGRIILIWHIATSLFEEDARKTSPNSYYDNYFQVATIISKYSAYLVAFFPQMLPDHRYTTQCEFDEAIKELKMEMLEDDDEDPKGGLNGDESILGEARKLKEKLEQQPNLWRVLAEFWTEMLLFLALSDHGDAIEAHANTLCVGGEFITHIWALLTHAGCSREPIH